The DNA segment CGACGATTCGAACAGCTGCTGCCCGCGCTGCTCCCGGTCGGTGAACACCGCCGCGAAGTTCGGCACCGCACTGCCCGCGAACGCCTGGTCGAAGCGCGACCCGGTGGAGGTCATCGAGCGGATGAACTGCGCCAGCGCCCTGGAGATGCGGTCGCTGGTGACCTCGGGCGTGCCGAACGCAGCCTGGAACAAGGCCGGGTAGTACGCGGTGAGACCCACCTTGAGCACCGCGTCGTCCAGCCTCATCCCCATCTCCACCGAGTCCTGGATCGGCTGCAGCACTTGTACTTCCAGGGTGGCGGCGCGCTCGTCCCAGAAGAAACGCCCGTTGTCATAGAAGCGGGCGTTCACGAGCGACATGCCTCGCCGGCCGGTGAGCTCGCCGGCGAAGCCGCGACTGAAGCGGAGGGAATCGGAGAAGGCGCGCGACTGCTGATGGCACGACCCGCACGACACCCGGTCGTTGGCGGAGAGTCGCCGGTCGTAGAAGAGGACGCGCCCCAGGGTGGCGCCAGCATCGGTGGTCGGGTTGCCTGGCGGGGTGTTGTCGGTCGAGAAGACGCTCCCGCCGGGGCCGTCGGCCAGGAAATGCTGCGGAAGCGGCACCCGCGCGTCGGAGTACGCGTGCGGCGCGAACGGGAGCCTCGGCGAGCCCAGGTCCGCGGAGAAAGCCACCACCGCGAAGCTCTGCGTGGCGGTGGCGCCGAGGTTATCGCGGGCGGTGAGAGTCACCGTGATGGTGCCGGCCGCCTCCGGCCGGCCGGTGATCCGCCCCGCGGAGGCCGACAGCCCGTTCGCCGACGGTGCGAACGCCACAGCGTAGCTCAGCGATCCGCTCCCGCCGCTGAACGCCGCGCCTCCGCGGGTGGCGTCGTAGTCGAAGGGCGTCCCGACCACCGCGGCCTGGGGCGCGTTCTGGGTCCGCACGGCGAGGGGGACGGCTTCCACCACCGCGGTGGTCGGGCCGGCGCCACCATCGCAGGCGGCGAGGGCGATGAGCCCTACGAGCGCGGGACGCTTGAGCATGGAGCGGCTCCGGTCGGCGGGTGGGTCGCAATGGCCTTCCCACGGACGACACG comes from the Longimicrobium sp. genome and includes:
- a CDS encoding cytochrome c peroxidase encodes the protein MLKRPALVGLIALAACDGGAGPTTAVVEAVPLAVRTQNAPQAAVVGTPFDYDATRGGAAFSGGSGSLSYAVAFAPSANGLSASAGRITGRPEAAGTITVTLTARDNLGATATQSFAVVAFSADLGSPRLPFAPHAYSDARVPLPQHFLADGPGGSVFSTDNTPPGNPTTDAGATLGRVLFYDRRLSANDRVSCGSCHQQSRAFSDSLRFSRGFAGELTGRRGMSLVNARFYDNGRFFWDERAATLEVQVLQPIQDSVEMGMRLDDAVLKVGLTAYYPALFQAAFGTPEVTSDRISRALAQFIRSMTSTGSRFDQAFAGSAVPNFAAVFTDREQRGQQLFESSGCAQCHTTHAQVGNQPRNNGLPGTIRDQGAGAGRMKVPSLRNVAVRPPYMHDGRHSSLWAVVNFYNAGVQDTPNLDPLLRTPDGRVRRLNLTEEERDALVAFLGTLTDPAFLTAEKFSDPFPG